Proteins encoded within one genomic window of Aerosakkonema funiforme FACHB-1375:
- a CDS encoding beta strand repeat-containing protein, which produces LRVNGSTSLFLINPNGIIFGANARLNIGGSFIASTAQSIKFSDRTFYSASNPETPPLLSINTPVGLQLGSNAGSIQFKGVPAANFIFRQQQLFQAQTLGLVGSQIDMDSATLVNPEGRVELWAVRNAEVAIGDRGRMELASPAETADWGTISLRQSSLIDTTGLNGGAINIRARGLTLQEGSVIASATRAFGQGQEITVKTTEFVDLLGVSALENYRNPGIVTSIFGNEGKAGDITVETQRLRIANGGRLQSLISFVIGSFGTVPRPITRIEDSKTGTITVRASDVEVQGYNPFSNNLILPSAITTLISNGNRNESGKITIEAQRVRLLDGGRISTDLLGLNTGSFAGAIVNGTSGNISIRAVESLEISGVTPSGLTGGAISSIQPLAEGKGGNISIETGQLRLFNGGTISSALAGSGKAGNIEIRATEIAVSDPSIDTLSNASSGITVAVARNGKGQGGNIRLESSSLRVFNGGQITSSTLGNGDAGNINLLVDRIDVEGISQTFPDGRQFPSSISAASTTHANAGSVSAIANTIDVRNGGQISVSNSGGGNAGNLQVSANRIQLDRGGSLRSEVAAGDRGNITLNTDLLQLRRGSEIATNATGTATGGNINITTNTLAALENSDIAADAMQGQGGNIQINTQGVFLSFDSDITASSQLGLSGTVDISNPNLEEHHIAIVSGSNFLEEAPVVASSCLTQHNRQQGRFVVTGNGGLSETPDNLLIAYEVTQVRTVGRLLGRENQTPEINNSLLPNYFVREATGFTVSPDGSIILVANQSQLEPTQNIICATNQLEINQ; this is translated from the coding sequence TTTCCGATCGCACTTTCTACAGCGCCAGCAATCCAGAAACGCCGCCGTTGTTGAGCATCAATACACCAGTGGGATTGCAACTTGGCTCGAATGCTGGATCGATTCAATTCAAAGGAGTTCCAGCAGCCAACTTTATTTTCCGACAGCAGCAATTATTCCAGGCGCAAACTCTAGGTTTAGTGGGCAGCCAGATCGATATGGATAGCGCAACTTTGGTTAATCCAGAGGGGCGGGTGGAATTGTGGGCGGTGCGGAATGCGGAGGTAGCGATCGGCGATCGAGGCAGAATGGAATTAGCTAGTCCTGCCGAGACAGCAGACTGGGGAACGATTTCCCTGCGCCAATCCTCGCTGATCGATACCACTGGACTGAATGGGGGAGCAATTAACATTCGGGCGCGGGGACTTACGCTTCAGGAAGGTTCGGTAATCGCTTCTGCGACCAGAGCATTTGGGCAGGGACAAGAAATTACCGTCAAAACCACTGAATTTGTCGATTTGTTGGGAGTTTCTGCACTGGAAAACTATCGCAATCCCGGGATAGTTACCAGCATATTTGGAAATGAAGGTAAAGCGGGAGATATTACGGTCGAAACCCAACGTTTGCGGATTGCCAACGGAGGTAGACTTCAGTCATTAATTAGTTTCGTTATCGGTAGCTTTGGCACTGTACCCAGACCGATTACCCGGATCGAAGACTCTAAAACTGGAACAATTACCGTTCGAGCCTCAGATGTAGAAGTACAAGGATACAACCCATTTTCTAATAACCTGATTTTGCCCAGTGCTATTACTACGTTAATCAGCAACGGTAATAGAAATGAGAGTGGAAAAATAACGATTGAGGCTCAAAGAGTTCGCTTGCTAGATGGTGGTCGAATCAGTACCGATCTGCTCGGTTTAAACACTGGTAGTTTTGCTGGCGCGATCGTGAATGGAACATCAGGAAACATATCGATTCGGGCAGTTGAAAGTCTGGAAATTTCGGGAGTTACTCCTTCTGGACTGACAGGTGGGGCGATCAGTTCGATTCAACCTTTGGCAGAAGGTAAAGGGGGAAATATCTCGATCGAGACTGGACAGTTGAGGCTTTTTAATGGTGGTACGATCTCTAGTGCGCTGGCAGGTAGTGGCAAGGCGGGGAATATCGAAATTCGCGCTACCGAAATAGCCGTCAGCGATCCATCGATCGATACGTTAAGCAATGCAAGTAGTGGCATCACCGTTGCAGTAGCTAGAAATGGAAAGGGTCAGGGTGGAAATATCAGACTAGAATCTTCTAGCCTGCGGGTTTTCAACGGCGGACAAATAACTTCTTCGACGCTGGGCAACGGAGATGCTGGTAATATCAACTTGCTGGTCGATCGGATTGATGTAGAGGGAATTTCCCAAACATTCCCAGACGGTCGTCAATTTCCCAGCAGTATTAGTGCTGCTTCTACTACTCATGCTAATGCTGGTTCGGTGAGCGCGATCGCCAATACGATCGACGTTCGCAACGGGGGGCAAATCTCGGTTAGCAATAGTGGAGGCGGTAATGCGGGTAACTTGCAGGTGAGTGCGAATCGCATTCAACTCGATCGAGGAGGTAGTTTGCGTTCGGAAGTAGCAGCTGGCGATCGAGGTAATATTACTCTCAATACCGATCTGCTGCAATTGCGGCGCGGTAGCGAGATCGCCACTAATGCGACGGGAACGGCGACTGGCGGAAATATCAATATTACTACCAATACCTTAGCCGCGCTAGAAAATAGCGATATTGCCGCTGATGCTATGCAGGGACAAGGTGGCAACATTCAAATTAATACGCAAGGGGTTTTTCTTTCCTTTGATAGCGATATCACCGCTTCTTCCCAACTGGGATTGAGCGGTACGGTGGATATATCCAATCCCAATTTAGAGGAACACCATATTGCGATCGTTTCTGGGAGTAACTTTCTTGAGGAAGCACCAGTCGTAGCCAGTAGTTGCCTGACTCAGCACAACAGGCAACAAGGACGCTTTGTCGTGACTGGTAATGGCGGTTTATCCGAAACACCAGATAATTTATTAATAGCCTATGAAGTCACGCAGGTGAGAACTGTGGGTAGGTTACTGGGTAGGGAAAATCAAACACCGGAAATAAATAATTCCTTATTACCAAATTACTTTGTTCGAGAAGCAACAGGATTTACTGTTAGCCCGGATGGAAGTATAATCCTTGTTGCTAATCAGAGCCAATTAGAACCAACTCAAAATATAATTTGCGCTACAAATCAACTGGAGATAAATCAATGA
- a CDS encoding beta strand repeat-containing protein: MNCANSKWIFGGLFTLSACSLAVSTSAQIVPDATLPVNSTVTSNGDIFTIEGGTRAGSNLFHSFQEFSVPTGKEAFFNQALDVQNILTRVTSDRISNIDGSLRVNGSTSLFLINPNGIIFGANARLNIGGSFIASTAESIKFADRTFYSAINPETPPLLSVNTPVGLQLGSNAGSIQFKGVPAANFFFRQQQLFQAQTLALVGSQIDVDSATLANPDGRVELWAVRNAEVAIGDRGRMELASPAETADWGRISLRQYSLLDTSGLNGGAINIRARGLTLQEGSGIYSVTGAFGQGGEISIKTTEFVDLLGVSAAENYDFPVPGIFTTVFGSGGKAGDITIETQRLRIANGSWVQSIINGTYDPVTFAPISVEDSRSGNITVRAFDVEVSGYIPFPTGVFFPSAITTLVLNGNRSESGKITVEAQRIRLIDGGRISTDLLGLPSLDFGFGTFITAGKAGDISIRAAESLEISGVTPTGVTGAVTSSIQPFVKGEGGNISIDTQQLRLFNGGTISSALAGSGKAGNIQIHAREIAVSDPAIDRVSKTISGITVAVAEGATGEGGNIRLESSSLRVFNGGQITSSTLGNGTAGNINLRVNRIDVEGISPSLPDGSQLPSSISAASTTNANAGSVNLIANSIYVRNGGQISVSNSGGGNAGNLQVSANRIQLDRGGSLRSEVAAGDRGNITLNTDLLQLRRGSAITTNATGTATGGNINIATNTLAALENSDIAADAMQGQGGNIQINTQGVFLSPDSNITASSQLGLSGTVDISNPNLEEQHIPIVVNNNFVAEAPVIASSCLNRRNGQQGRFVATGNGGLSETPDNILMPYEVEQVRTVGQLQSRRNRELEASNPLRSNYSIQEATGFTVSPDGKVWLVADSRQYKPAVDLICGK, translated from the coding sequence ATGAATTGTGCTAATTCAAAGTGGATTTTTGGTGGCTTGTTCACCTTATCGGCGTGTTCGCTCGCTGTTTCTACATCCGCGCAGATCGTACCAGATGCCACTTTACCAGTTAATTCTACCGTTACCAGCAACGGCGATATTTTCACGATTGAAGGCGGTACTCGTGCTGGTAGCAATTTGTTTCACAGCTTTCAAGAATTTTCGGTTCCGACAGGTAAAGAAGCTTTTTTTAATCAGGCTCTCGACGTGCAGAATATTCTCACTCGCGTGACGAGCGATCGAATATCTAATATTGATGGATCGCTCCGCGTTAACGGTAGTACCAGCTTATTTTTAATCAATCCGAATGGAATTATTTTCGGTGCAAATGCACGCTTGAATATTGGTGGTTCTTTTATTGCTTCCACTGCTGAAAGCATCAAGTTTGCCGATCGCACTTTCTACAGCGCCATCAATCCAGAAACACCGCCGTTGTTGAGCGTCAATACTCCAGTGGGATTGCAACTTGGCTCGAATGCTGGATCGATTCAATTCAAAGGAGTTCCAGCAGCCAACTTTTTTTTCCGACAGCAGCAATTATTCCAGGCGCAAACTCTGGCATTGGTGGGCAGTCAGATCGATGTGGATAGCGCAACTTTAGCTAATCCAGATGGGCGAGTGGAATTGTGGGCGGTGCGAAATGCGGAGGTAGCGATCGGCGATCGAGGCAGAATGGAATTAGCTAGTCCTGCCGAGACTGCGGACTGGGGAAGGATTTCCCTGCGGCAATATTCGCTGCTCGATACCAGTGGACTGAATGGGGGAGCAATTAACATTCGGGCGCGGGGACTTACGCTTCAGGAGGGTTCGGGAATCTATTCTGTGACCGGTGCATTTGGGCAGGGAGGAGAGATTAGCATCAAAACCACTGAATTTGTCGATTTATTGGGAGTTTCTGCCGCAGAAAATTATGACTTCCCTGTCCCTGGCATATTTACCACCGTATTTGGCAGTGGGGGGAAAGCAGGAGATATTACGATCGAAACCCAACGTTTGCGGATCGCTAATGGAAGTTGGGTTCAATCGATTATTAACGGTACTTATGACCCCGTAACTTTTGCTCCGATCTCGGTAGAGGACTCTCGGAGTGGAAATATTACCGTGCGAGCCTTCGATGTAGAAGTCAGCGGATACATCCCATTTCCGACTGGCGTTTTCTTTCCCAGTGCTATTACTACCTTAGTTTTAAATGGCAACAGAAGTGAGAGTGGGAAGATAACTGTCGAGGCGCAACGAATTCGATTGATTGATGGTGGTCGGATCAGTACCGATCTGTTGGGTTTACCTTCTCTCGATTTTGGTTTTGGTACGTTCATTACGGCGGGAAAAGCCGGGGACATATCGATTCGGGCGGCTGAGAGTCTGGAAATTTCGGGAGTTACACCTACTGGAGTGACAGGTGCGGTGACCAGTTCGATTCAACCTTTTGTAAAAGGCGAAGGTGGAAACATTTCGATCGATACCCAACAACTGCGCCTGTTCAATGGCGGTACGATTTCTAGTGCTTTGGCTGGTAGTGGTAAAGCAGGAAATATCCAAATTCATGCCAGGGAAATAGCCGTTAGCGATCCGGCGATCGATAGAGTCAGCAAGACAATTAGTGGCATTACGGTTGCAGTAGCTGAGGGTGCAACTGGTGAAGGTGGAAATATCAGGCTAGAGTCCTCTAGTCTGCGGGTTTTCAATGGCGGACAAATAACTTCTTCGACGCTGGGAAATGGAACTGCTGGAAATATCAATTTGCGAGTGAATCGGATTGATGTAGAGGGAATTTCCCCATCATTACCTGATGGTAGTCAACTACCCAGCAGTATTAGCGCTGCTTCTACTACTAATGCTAATGCTGGTTCGGTTAATTTGATTGCCAATTCGATCTACGTTCGCAACGGGGGGCAAATCTCGGTGAGCAATAGTGGCGGCGGTAATGCAGGTAACTTGCAGGTGAGTGCGAATCGCATTCAACTCGATCGAGGAGGCAGTTTGCGATCGGAAGTCGCAGCAGGCGATCGAGGTAACATTACTCTCAATACGGATCTGCTGCAATTGCGGCGCGGTAGCGCCATCACCACTAATGCTACGGGAACGGCGACTGGTGGAAATATCAATATCGCTACCAATACCTTAGCAGCGCTAGAAAATAGCGATATTGCCGCTGATGCCATGCAGGGACAAGGTGGCAACATTCAAATTAATACGCAAGGGGTTTTTCTTTCCCCTGATAGCAATATCACCGCTTCTTCCCAACTCGGATTGAGCGGTACGGTGGATATCTCCAATCCCAATTTAGAGGAACAGCATATCCCAATCGTGGTAAATAATAATTTTGTCGCGGAAGCGCCAGTGATAGCTAGCAGTTGCTTGAATCGCCGTAACGGACAACAAGGACGGTTTGTTGCGACTGGAAACGGTGGTTTATCCGAAACACCAGATAATATCTTGATGCCTTACGAAGTAGAGCAAGTGAGAACTGTGGGTCAGTTACAAAGTAGAAGAAACCGAGAACTAGAAGCTAGCAATCCGTTGCGATCGAATTACTCAATTCAAGAAGCGACGGGATTTACTGTCAGTCCAGATGGAAAAGTCTGGCTAGTAGCTGATTCCCGTCAATATAAGCCTGCGGTTGATTTGATTTGCGGAAAATAG
- a CDS encoding fumarylacetoacetate hydrolase family protein, with protein sequence MAKRYVRVQTAKGQIYYGLLELNRSVTVLDAPPWLQGQPTDSELKPDTYQILAPCAPSKVVAVGKNYAAHASEMDSEVPTEPLLFLKPSTAIIPTDAPIWYPPQSQRVDYEGELALVIGERCTDCTPAQAQAKIWGYTIANDVTARDLQKRDGQWTRAKGFDTFCPLGPWIVRELSPGAQLQTFLNDDPQPVQSDQIDRMVFSPDRLVSYISQVMTLLPGDVVLTGTPAGIGPMQVGDRVRIEIEGIGYLENSVIARPLPEKPYP encoded by the coding sequence ATGGCAAAACGCTACGTCCGAGTTCAAACTGCAAAAGGACAGATTTACTACGGTTTATTAGAGTTAAACCGCAGCGTTACTGTGCTTGATGCGCCACCCTGGTTGCAAGGACAACCGACAGATTCGGAGTTGAAACCGGACACTTATCAAATTTTGGCTCCTTGCGCTCCGTCTAAAGTGGTGGCCGTGGGGAAAAATTATGCAGCTCACGCTAGTGAAATGGATTCCGAGGTTCCCACGGAACCGCTATTATTTCTCAAGCCTTCGACAGCAATTATCCCCACCGATGCGCCTATATGGTATCCTCCCCAGTCCCAGCGGGTGGATTACGAAGGGGAATTGGCGTTGGTAATTGGCGAACGCTGTACTGACTGTACGCCAGCGCAGGCGCAAGCAAAAATTTGGGGATATACGATCGCCAACGATGTGACCGCACGAGATTTGCAAAAGCGCGACGGTCAATGGACAAGGGCGAAGGGTTTCGATACATTCTGTCCCTTGGGCCCGTGGATAGTCCGAGAATTGAGTCCCGGTGCCCAATTGCAAACCTTTTTAAATGATGACCCCCAGCCAGTACAATCTGACCAGATCGATCGCATGGTTTTTTCACCCGATCGACTCGTATCCTATATCAGTCAGGTCATGACACTGTTACCTGGGGATGTAGTGTTGACGGGAACGCCAGCCGGTATTGGGCCAATGCAGGTAGGCGATCGCGTCCGCATTGAAATCGAAGGAATCGGTTATTTAGAAAATTCAGTCATTGCAAGACCATTACCAGAAAAACCATATCCTTAA
- a CDS encoding Glu/Leu/Phe/Val family dehydrogenase, which translates to MNLVTLPLETPSPAYICPFDQACSYLEQAAKELRMEQGLLEVLSHPRKVVTVSIPVKLDNGQVQVLAGHRVQHCDVLGPYKGGTRYHPAVTLREVSALAMLMTWKCALVGIPYGGAKGGIALDPARYSVGELERITRRYTSELIKDIGPSVDIPAPDIGTSAREMAWMMDTYSMNVGHAVPGVVTGKPISIGGSRGREMATGRGVMIIVREALADRGKTLAGTRVVIQGFGNVGGAAASLLHEAGAVVMAVSDVSGGIYNPNGLDIPALKAYAAQNHRSIVGFPGSKSITNTELLALPCDVLIPAALENQITEDNVHEVQAEIVAEAANGPVTLMADLALEARGITVLPDILTNAGGVVVSYLEWVQGLSYVFWDEERVNREMEGLMVHAYHQVTKESKTRQVPLRLAAYTLGVGRVAQALTDRGLYP; encoded by the coding sequence ATGAACTTAGTAACGCTGCCGCTTGAAACTCCCAGTCCTGCCTATATTTGTCCATTCGACCAAGCTTGTAGCTACCTAGAACAAGCAGCCAAAGAGTTACGGATGGAACAAGGTTTGCTGGAAGTTCTCAGTCACCCGCGCAAAGTTGTCACCGTTTCCATTCCCGTCAAACTGGATAACGGTCAAGTGCAGGTTTTGGCAGGACATCGGGTACAGCACTGCGATGTTCTTGGGCCATATAAAGGCGGAACTCGTTACCACCCTGCTGTGACGCTGCGGGAGGTATCGGCACTGGCAATGCTGATGACTTGGAAATGCGCTTTAGTAGGAATTCCTTATGGTGGTGCTAAGGGAGGAATTGCGCTAGACCCCGCACGGTACAGCGTCGGCGAGTTAGAGCGAATTACCCGTCGTTACACGAGCGAATTAATTAAAGATATTGGCCCTTCCGTGGATATTCCTGCCCCAGACATCGGCACTTCTGCCCGCGAAATGGCTTGGATGATGGACACTTATTCAATGAATGTCGGTCACGCTGTACCGGGTGTGGTGACCGGTAAGCCAATTTCGATCGGCGGTTCGAGGGGACGGGAAATGGCGACCGGACGGGGTGTGATGATTATTGTACGGGAAGCTTTAGCCGATCGCGGCAAGACGCTGGCGGGAACGCGAGTCGTAATTCAAGGCTTTGGCAATGTAGGTGGCGCAGCAGCTTCATTGCTGCACGAAGCGGGAGCAGTAGTTATGGCTGTTTCCGATGTGTCTGGCGGGATATACAATCCCAATGGGCTGGATATTCCCGCACTGAAGGCGTATGCTGCCCAAAACCACAGAAGTATTGTCGGTTTTCCGGGGTCGAAATCGATTACAAATACGGAACTGCTAGCTTTGCCTTGCGATGTCCTCATTCCAGCTGCTTTGGAAAATCAAATTACCGAAGACAACGTGCATGAAGTGCAAGCCGAAATTGTGGCAGAGGCGGCAAATGGCCCAGTAACTCTCATGGCAGACTTGGCATTGGAGGCGCGAGGTATAACTGTGCTGCCAGATATCCTGACCAATGCCGGCGGCGTGGTCGTGAGTTATCTAGAGTGGGTACAGGGTCTTTCCTACGTTTTCTGGGATGAAGAGCGCGTTAATCGGGAAATGGAAGGTTTGATGGTACACGCTTATCACCAAGTCACCAAAGAGTCGAAGACGCGGCAAGTGCCTTTGCGGTTAGCAGCATACACTTTGGGTGTGGGTCGCGTCGCACAGGCGCTGACGGACAGAGGTTTATATCCGTAA
- a CDS encoding DUF1816 domain-containing protein, whose amino-acid sequence MEIAIQLELHAEDKPWWAEITTVKPCCIYYFGPFQNWVEAKNASFGYVEDLETETSQVIEVIIKRCHPDVLTIYEEED is encoded by the coding sequence GTGGAAATTGCAATTCAATTAGAACTACACGCGGAAGATAAGCCTTGGTGGGCAGAAATTACCACGGTTAAACCTTGCTGTATCTACTATTTTGGGCCTTTCCAAAACTGGGTGGAAGCCAAGAATGCTAGCTTTGGCTATGTTGAAGATCTGGAAACTGAAACCTCTCAAGTAATTGAAGTAATAATCAAACGCTGTCATCCTGATGTTTTGACAATTTATGAAGAAGAGGATTAA
- a CDS encoding SIR2 family NAD-dependent protein deacylase: MNEVVAIDFSTYTNIVVLTGAGISVASGLPTFRGAGSIGEESSTKKYTSVEAVEQDPAGLWHYFSNFRITARQAIPNAAHLALADLEHHLRADQSFTLITQNVDGLHQRAGSQNVIELHGNVHRTKCTNPQCTLSPYSEENLYTDSIPSCPLCGHMLRPDIVLFGEFLSALADWQSKRSLRNCDLFLAVGTSGLVFPAANFVRSAAYVGARTIIVNLEAIDPPNPYFQEEYLGRAEEILPKLLGNSRD, translated from the coding sequence ATGAATGAGGTTGTTGCGATCGATTTCTCTACCTATACAAACATTGTTGTGCTAACCGGGGCGGGCATTTCGGTAGCATCAGGACTCCCTACCTTTCGCGGAGCTGGCAGTATAGGTGAAGAATCTTCTACAAAAAAATATACATCCGTCGAGGCAGTCGAACAAGACCCGGCTGGTTTGTGGCATTACTTTAGCAACTTCCGCATCACCGCCAGACAAGCTATTCCGAATGCAGCGCATCTCGCACTTGCAGATTTGGAACATCATCTTCGCGCCGACCAATCTTTCACTTTAATTACTCAGAATGTAGACGGACTGCATCAGCGTGCGGGGAGTCAAAACGTTATCGAATTGCATGGAAATGTCCACAGGACAAAATGTACAAATCCACAGTGTACTTTATCACCGTACTCCGAAGAAAATCTGTATACAGACTCTATTCCTTCCTGTCCTTTATGCGGTCATATGCTGCGTCCAGATATTGTATTGTTTGGCGAATTCCTTTCAGCATTAGCAGATTGGCAATCAAAGCGATCGCTCCGAAATTGCGACCTATTTCTTGCTGTTGGCACTTCCGGTTTAGTATTTCCTGCTGCTAACTTTGTCCGCTCAGCAGCTTACGTTGGCGCGAGAACGATAATCGTAAATCTCGAAGCGATCGATCCACCCAATCCATATTTCCAAGAAGAATATCTGGGACGTGCCGAAGAAATTTTGCCAAAATTGCTGGGAAATAGTAGGGATTAG
- a CDS encoding DUF5674 family protein has product MIYLIQERATKEQIEEMLETLGSYIKLAVDIELLILAGGGEYHADCEAVLLENGSKQVDIWGADWYPLTQEVGYESLINIRPRQNNRSMEIQDPVIRERVAQIVQQLLGGL; this is encoded by the coding sequence ATGATTTATCTGATTCAAGAGCGTGCTACCAAAGAGCAAATTGAAGAAATGCTTGAAACCCTTGGTAGTTATATTAAACTGGCAGTAGATATCGAACTGTTAATTCTGGCAGGAGGTGGAGAATATCATGCTGATTGCGAAGCTGTGTTGCTGGAAAATGGAAGCAAGCAAGTAGATATTTGGGGAGCAGACTGGTATCCTCTTACACAAGAGGTAGGTTATGAATCTCTAATCAATATCCGTCCGCGTCAGAACAATCGCTCGATGGAAATTCAAGATCCGGTTATTCGAGAACGGGTTGCTCAAATCGTTCAACAGTTATTAGGAGGATTATGA